From Juglans regia cultivar Chandler chromosome 6, Walnut 2.0, whole genome shotgun sequence, the proteins below share one genomic window:
- the LOC109020980 gene encoding stigma-specific STIG1-like protein 1, which translates to MKSIKTCFVLVILMALAAISLSAIPSQDELSLEEDNETTYNDETSDDLSPAETGQEPTSLRGSIRFLSQIKPRVPMTCDKYPRVCHAKGSTGPDCCKKKCVNVMTDRLNCGKCGKKCKYTELCCKGQCVNPRSNIKHCGSCGNKCKKGSLCVYGMCSYA; encoded by the coding sequence ATGAAGTCTATAAAGACATGCTTTGTGCTGGTCATTCTTATGGCTTTGGCCGCTATATCTCTTTCAGCCATACCATCTCAGGATGAATTGTCCCTTGAGGAAGACAATGAAACTACTTATAATGATGAAACTTCTGATGATCTTTCTCCCGCTGAAACTGGCCAAGAACCAACTTCTCTTCGAGGGTCCATCCGTTTTCTGTCTCAGATCAAACCCCGGGTCCCTATGACATGCGACAAGTACCCTAGGGTTTGTCATGCCAAGGGCAGCACGGGGCCGGATTGCTGCAAGAAGAAATGCGTTAATGTGATGACAGACAGACTCAACTGTGGGAAATGTGGGAAGAAATGCAAGTACACCGAGCTTTGCTGCAAAGGTCAGTGTGTGAACCCCAGGTCCAACATAAAGCATTGCGGAAGCTGCGGCAACAAGTGCAAGAAAGGGAGTTTATGTGTGTACGGGATGTGTAGCTATGCGTAA